Proteins from one Chitinivorax sp. B genomic window:
- a CDS encoding Ig-like domain-containing protein — protein MHAIPFSKALLVCTLALLASCGDSNKTLSVTAATPSAGASNVDPATTFSVQFSEDMDPATLNSNTVKLISAQGEIPATVVVSGAEVKLTPTMPLGLASPYQLELSADIRSMKGNGLPGKTTISITTRQGQWGATSTHLTASGNASSLSSTAGKDGSIVVASLRKTGSTTTGLTIARFDPSTAQWSTTDMDAGTSGQASHVVIKVLDSGDALVAWNSSTALLPTSGSHAVYSRFSKAGGSWSPPEAIGQDTHTFDADIAVTSSGSAALIWHHRNSGNPANIYTRQLDSNGTLTDPVKLGTGTTNGSSCAKQQVDSNGNIVAIWRAADNTGNAVMTARYDTATKRWASTDTLYRTSTVLDCDVQLKADIKGNLVASWQQRTSATPTGNDDYTLFASRYRASDSRWDSPKQFDAFNALRTTTPGIALDKDGNAVLSWMVTLADNLQGVTYSVKGANYPVDNSQGQTILLGNGTGQRVTTPALLKNANGDATAAWAVDGKLLSRQFNNNTWQATETPVTNFNNSREPNQIAIVQDEAGGGLVAWLVTDNVTNTSAYALRFNTDGRWDSATLLASGNETGDATFLSGAMTNGRMAVQWNRGNTVAGRTYR, from the coding sequence ATGCACGCTATCCCGTTTTCCAAGGCCCTATTGGTTTGTACACTTGCACTGCTGGCCTCCTGCGGCGATTCCAACAAGACGCTATCAGTCACGGCCGCCACCCCATCTGCGGGTGCCAGCAATGTTGATCCCGCCACGACTTTCAGTGTGCAGTTTTCCGAAGACATGGATCCAGCCACCCTCAACAGCAACACCGTCAAGTTGATCAGTGCTCAGGGTGAAATACCGGCAACCGTGGTCGTGAGTGGTGCCGAAGTCAAGCTTACCCCTACCATGCCGCTTGGGCTGGCGAGCCCTTACCAACTGGAGCTCAGCGCCGATATCCGCAGCATGAAAGGCAATGGCCTGCCCGGCAAGACCACCATCAGCATCACCACTCGCCAGGGACAGTGGGGCGCAACCAGTACCCACCTGACCGCCAGCGGCAATGCCAGCAGCTTGTCCAGCACTGCAGGCAAGGATGGCAGCATTGTGGTCGCCAGCCTGCGCAAAACAGGATCGACGACCACCGGATTGACCATTGCCCGCTTTGACCCATCCACCGCTCAGTGGAGTACGACCGATATGGATGCCGGCACCAGCGGACAAGCCAGTCATGTTGTCATCAAGGTACTGGACAGTGGCGATGCACTGGTTGCCTGGAACAGCTCCACTGCGCTGCTGCCTACCAGCGGCAGCCACGCTGTCTACAGCCGCTTCAGCAAAGCCGGTGGTAGCTGGAGCCCCCCCGAAGCCATTGGCCAGGATACCCATACCTTCGATGCAGACATTGCCGTGACCTCCTCCGGCAGTGCTGCATTGATCTGGCACCATCGCAACAGTGGCAATCCGGCCAACATCTATACCCGTCAACTGGACAGTAACGGCACCCTCACCGACCCTGTCAAACTGGGCACAGGCACCACCAATGGCAGCAGTTGCGCCAAGCAGCAAGTGGACAGCAACGGCAACATCGTCGCCATCTGGCGGGCCGCCGACAACACCGGCAATGCAGTGATGACCGCCCGTTATGATACAGCCACCAAACGCTGGGCCAGTACCGATACGCTGTACCGTACCAGCACCGTACTGGATTGCGATGTTCAGCTCAAGGCAGATATCAAAGGTAATCTGGTCGCCAGCTGGCAACAACGTACCAGCGCAACCCCAACTGGCAACGACGACTATACCCTGTTCGCCAGCCGCTATCGCGCAAGCGACAGCCGGTGGGACAGCCCGAAGCAGTTTGACGCATTCAACGCCTTGCGCACCACAACACCAGGCATTGCGTTGGACAAGGATGGTAACGCTGTACTGAGCTGGATGGTGACCTTGGCTGATAACCTGCAAGGTGTGACATACAGCGTCAAAGGGGCCAACTATCCTGTCGACAACAGCCAAGGGCAAACCATTTTGCTTGGCAACGGTACCGGTCAACGCGTCACCACGCCTGCTCTGCTGAAAAATGCCAATGGTGACGCCACCGCAGCCTGGGCTGTCGACGGGAAGCTACTATCTCGCCAGTTCAACAATAACACCTGGCAAGCAACCGAAACGCCAGTGACCAACTTCAACAACAGTCGCGAACCCAACCAGATCGCCATCGTACAAGACGAGGCAGGCGGTGGCTTGGTTGCCTGGCTGGTTACCGACAATGTCACCAACACCAGCGCCTACGCCCTTCGTTTCAATACCGATGGCCGCTGGGATAGTGCCACCCTGCTCGCCAGTGGTAATGAAACCGGGGATGCCACCTTCCTGAGTGGTGCGATGACCAACGGTCGAATGGCGGTACAGTGGAATCGGGGCAACACCGTTGCAGGCAGGACGTATCGCTGA
- a CDS encoding M81 family metallopeptidase: MPRVVVAGFQHETNTFSPVRTGFQHFVEADAWPGLTTGEAVAMAVAGANLPLAGAIDALVKADLQPVPLLWASANPSGRVTDDAFEAVWWLFEEGLRQAGRIDAVYLDLHGAMVTESLEDGEGEWLRRTRQCVGDDIPIVASLDFHANVSQQMVALADALVGYRTYPHVDMAETGARAIALLLRLIRGELCHSAFRQLPFIIAMPWQCSLIDPVARLMRQAEIDEQQQGVVSVSFLPGFPLADITDSAPSILVYADTQAAADTVADELAEAVIKAEPEFNGKLWPPTEALAYAKRSLGQGGPVILADTCDNAGGGAASDAAAIIQACLDADAQGAVVGLLCDPTAAAAAHAAGLGATLHRAIGQTETACLGEWRVDALGDGCFDATGPFYAGCSMELGPMARLSYRNVTVLVSSRKQQAADQAMFRHLGIEPAQVPILILKSSVHFRADFGVLAREILVVESVGDHVADLSKLDYQYCTRHPAGCLP; the protein is encoded by the coding sequence ATGCCACGTGTTGTCGTAGCTGGTTTTCAGCATGAGACCAATACCTTCTCGCCAGTTAGAACGGGTTTTCAGCATTTTGTCGAAGCCGATGCTTGGCCCGGTTTGACCACGGGCGAGGCCGTTGCCATGGCGGTGGCCGGTGCCAATCTGCCGTTGGCTGGTGCGATTGATGCATTGGTGAAGGCTGACTTGCAACCTGTCCCGTTGTTATGGGCCTCGGCGAATCCCAGTGGGCGGGTGACGGATGATGCGTTTGAGGCCGTCTGGTGGTTGTTTGAAGAAGGGTTGCGACAAGCTGGGCGGATTGATGCAGTCTATCTCGATCTGCACGGTGCCATGGTGACCGAATCGCTTGAGGATGGTGAAGGCGAATGGCTGCGTCGTACTCGGCAATGTGTTGGGGATGATATACCGATCGTTGCCTCGCTGGACTTTCACGCCAATGTCAGTCAACAGATGGTGGCTTTGGCGGATGCGCTGGTGGGGTATCGAACCTACCCGCATGTGGACATGGCTGAGACCGGTGCGCGTGCGATTGCGCTGTTGTTGCGCCTGATACGTGGTGAGTTGTGTCATTCAGCCTTTCGCCAACTGCCATTCATCATTGCCATGCCATGGCAGTGCTCGTTGATTGATCCGGTCGCACGATTGATGCGCCAAGCCGAAATTGACGAACAGCAACAGGGCGTTGTCAGCGTCAGCTTTCTGCCCGGTTTTCCGCTGGCTGATATCACCGACAGCGCCCCCAGCATACTGGTCTATGCCGATACGCAAGCTGCAGCAGACACGGTGGCCGATGAGCTGGCCGAAGCCGTGATCAAGGCCGAGCCCGAATTCAATGGCAAGCTCTGGCCGCCTACCGAGGCATTGGCCTACGCCAAACGGAGCCTTGGCCAAGGTGGCCCCGTTATCCTGGCCGATACCTGCGACAACGCTGGCGGGGGGGCGGCCAGTGATGCCGCGGCAATCATTCAGGCCTGCCTGGATGCCGATGCCCAAGGCGCTGTCGTTGGCCTGCTGTGTGATCCAACTGCAGCGGCGGCAGCCCATGCTGCCGGATTGGGCGCGACATTGCACCGAGCGATCGGCCAAACTGAAACAGCGTGTTTGGGCGAATGGCGAGTGGACGCGCTAGGTGACGGTTGTTTCGATGCAACCGGCCCATTCTACGCCGGTTGCAGCATGGAGCTGGGTCCGATGGCCAGGTTGTCTTATCGAAATGTCACGGTGCTGGTTTCCAGCCGTAAACAGCAGGCCGCCGATCAAGCCATGTTTCGGCATTTGGGTATCGAGCCCGCGCAAGTGCCCATTCTGATTCTGAAAAGCAGTGTGCACTTTCGTGCCGATTTTGGGGTATTGGCAAGAGAGATTCTGGTGGTTGAATCTGTGGGTGACCATGTGGCGGACTTGAGCAAACTGGATTATCAATATTGCACTCGCCACCCAGCTGGATGTTTGCCCTGA
- a CDS encoding iron-containing alcohol dehydrogenase: MANLNHFTVNWNYPTAVKAGVGRIKDLPQLARSLSMHKPLMITDPGLAPLPPVQDTLELLKTAGLPCGLFHQIKGNPTGQNVIDGVAAFKAGGYDGVIALGGGSALDAAKAVALMVGQDRPLWDFVDEGDNWLRIKPAGMVPVVAVPTTAGTGSEVGRASVITDEGQHAKKIIFHPKMLPAVVILDPTLCTGLPAKLTAATGMDALSHSLEAYCSPFYHPMAAGVALEGIRLVKDWLPVAVQDGQHLEARMHMLVASSMGATAFQRGLGAMHALAHPLGAMFDAHHGMLNAILMPYVLKANQPAIDERITALARYLNLPNASFGAFLDWVLRLREEVGIPHTLKSIGIGDERLDDIATAAVADPSHGTNPIPFTVAQYHDIAHAAVAGLL; encoded by the coding sequence ATGGCCAACCTGAACCATTTTACCGTCAACTGGAACTACCCCACTGCTGTCAAAGCCGGGGTAGGCCGCATCAAGGACTTACCGCAGCTGGCCCGCTCGCTGAGTATGCACAAACCGTTGATGATCACAGACCCCGGCTTGGCGCCGTTGCCGCCAGTGCAGGATACGTTGGAGCTACTGAAAACAGCAGGTTTGCCCTGTGGCTTGTTTCATCAGATCAAGGGCAATCCGACTGGCCAGAACGTGATCGATGGCGTGGCGGCATTCAAGGCTGGCGGGTACGACGGTGTGATTGCGCTGGGGGGTGGTTCGGCACTGGATGCGGCCAAGGCAGTGGCCTTGATGGTGGGGCAGGATCGCCCGCTATGGGATTTTGTGGACGAAGGCGACAATTGGCTGCGCATCAAACCAGCGGGCATGGTGCCGGTGGTCGCTGTCCCGACCACTGCCGGTACCGGGTCGGAAGTGGGGCGCGCCTCGGTGATTACCGACGAAGGGCAACATGCCAAAAAAATCATCTTTCATCCAAAGATGCTACCAGCGGTGGTGATTCTGGACCCCACACTGTGTACGGGACTGCCGGCTAAATTGACAGCGGCGACCGGGATGGATGCCTTGTCACACAGCCTGGAAGCCTACTGCTCGCCGTTTTATCACCCGATGGCGGCTGGCGTAGCGCTGGAGGGCATTCGCCTGGTGAAGGATTGGTTGCCGGTTGCCGTACAGGACGGTCAGCATCTGGAGGCACGTATGCACATGTTGGTTGCATCCAGCATGGGGGCGACGGCGTTTCAACGGGGGCTGGGGGCCATGCATGCACTGGCCCACCCGCTGGGGGCGATGTTCGATGCGCACCATGGCATGCTCAACGCTATCCTGATGCCTTATGTACTGAAGGCCAACCAGCCCGCCATTGATGAACGTATCACTGCCCTGGCGCGTTATCTGAACCTGCCGAATGCATCGTTTGGCGCCTTTCTGGATTGGGTGCTGCGATTGCGTGAAGAAGTCGGTATTCCGCATACCTTGAAGTCGATTGGCATTGGGGATGAGCGGCTGGATGACATTGCCACAGCGGCGGTGGCTGATCCATCGCATGGCACTAACCCAATTCCGTTCACGGTGGCGCAGTATCACGATATTGCACATGCTGCAGTCGCGGGCTTGCTGTAG
- a CDS encoding aldehyde dehydrogenase family protein, with translation MSELITLSPIDGSEVVRRPYASAEQIAATLSRAKSSHAAWRNVPLVERAAMVSKAIDAFVANKDAIASGITRQMGRPIRYAAGEVGGFETRARHMIAIAEEALRDVVPTPIDGFNRFIRRDPVGVVLVIAPWNYPLLTAVNAIVPALLAGNTVILKHSAQTPLCAEQIHAAFMAAGLPDGVFQYLHVTHDDTQRLIKAAEVNFVCFTGSVAGGVMVEQAAAGRFIGVGLELGGNDPGYVRADANLDHAVETLIDGAFFNSGQSCCGIQRIYVHQSLYQAFVDKAVALTEQYVLGNPLDQATTLGPVVRTSAAQSIRQVVADAMAKGATQLIDSSRFRLDDGQSAYLVPRLFTNVNHGMQLMADECFGPVCGVMSVVGDQEAIQLMNDSPYGLTASIFTQDEATALSLGDRLETGTVFMNRCDYLDPALAWTGVKHTGRGATLSSIGFEHLTRPKSFHLKRLG, from the coding sequence ATGTCAGAACTGATTACCCTAAGCCCAATCGATGGCAGTGAAGTCGTACGTCGGCCCTATGCCAGTGCAGAGCAGATAGCTGCAACGCTAAGCCGCGCCAAATCATCCCATGCAGCCTGGCGCAATGTGCCGTTGGTGGAGCGGGCCGCCATGGTCAGCAAGGCGATTGACGCATTTGTTGCCAACAAGGATGCCATTGCCAGCGGCATCACCCGCCAAATGGGCCGGCCGATTCGTTACGCCGCCGGGGAAGTGGGCGGCTTTGAAACCCGGGCACGGCACATGATTGCCATTGCGGAAGAGGCATTACGTGACGTGGTGCCGACACCGATCGACGGTTTCAACCGCTTTATTCGTCGTGACCCGGTCGGCGTGGTGTTGGTGATCGCTCCCTGGAACTACCCGCTGCTGACCGCCGTGAATGCCATCGTCCCCGCCTTGTTGGCCGGGAATACGGTCATCCTCAAGCATTCCGCCCAAACGCCACTGTGCGCAGAACAGATCCATGCCGCCTTTATGGCAGCGGGCCTGCCGGACGGCGTGTTCCAATACCTGCATGTGACACATGACGACACCCAGCGCTTGATCAAGGCGGCTGAGGTGAATTTTGTGTGCTTTACCGGGTCGGTTGCGGGCGGTGTGATGGTGGAGCAGGCGGCTGCCGGCCGATTCATCGGCGTGGGGCTGGAGCTGGGCGGGAATGACCCCGGGTATGTGCGTGCAGATGCCAACCTGGATCACGCCGTTGAGACGCTGATCGACGGTGCATTCTTCAATTCCGGTCAAAGTTGTTGCGGCATTCAACGCATCTATGTGCATCAGTCGCTGTATCAGGCCTTCGTGGACAAGGCGGTGGCTCTGACTGAGCAATATGTGCTCGGCAACCCGCTGGATCAGGCCACCACACTGGGCCCGGTGGTGCGTACATCGGCAGCGCAATCAATACGGCAGGTGGTGGCCGATGCAATGGCCAAGGGTGCAACGCAATTGATCGACTCCAGCAGGTTCCGGCTGGACGATGGCCAATCAGCCTATCTTGTCCCTCGCCTGTTCACCAACGTGAACCATGGCATGCAATTAATGGCAGATGAGTGTTTTGGCCCGGTCTGCGGTGTGATGTCGGTCGTCGGTGACCAAGAGGCGATCCAATTGATGAATGACAGCCCATATGGCCTGACCGCCTCAATCTTTACCCAGGACGAAGCGACGGCGCTGTCGTTGGGCGACCGACTGGAGACTGGAACGGTGTTCATGAACCGCTGCGACTACCTGGACCCGGCGCTGGCCTGGACGGGGGTGAAACACACTGGACGTGGTGCCACGTTGTCCAGCATCGGCTTCGAACACCTGACCCGGCCGAAGTCGTTTCATCTGAAGCGGCTTGGGTAG
- a CDS encoding glutamine synthetase, giving the protein MQAREVNTAEDAIALVEARGLSHVKLGLSDIDGVMRGKYLSKDKFISALKGGMGFCNVVLGWDLNDQLYDNVQYTGWHTAYPDATVRIVPETCRDLPLEMVNGQPMLFFLAEFADDSAKQICPRNVLNRMVRKATDMGFDAFAALEYEFFLFNETPESARAKHYQNLTPWTPGYFGYSILRSTVHADFYHQLLKLSEGMDMVIEGLHTETGPGVMEAALAVGEASQAADKAFLFKTFCKVLAQKNNLMATFMAKWSHDYPGQSGHIHLSLKDRKTGKSAFFDPTQRHMMSRTQRQFMAGVQRLLPELMAMYAQTINSYSRLVPGYWAPLDATWGLENRTTALRLIPGSEKSQRMEVRIGSADANPYLALAAALGAGLYGIEHELEPEPMVEGNAYTQTFPSHLKLPNTLWDAAQRLKASEAARNLFGAPFVEHFAATREWEEREFRRHVTDWELQRYFEII; this is encoded by the coding sequence ATGCAGGCACGTGAAGTCAACACCGCAGAAGATGCCATCGCGCTGGTTGAAGCGCGCGGCTTGAGTCATGTCAAATTGGGGCTGTCGGATATCGATGGTGTGATGCGTGGCAAATACCTGTCCAAGGATAAATTCATCTCCGCATTGAAGGGTGGCATGGGGTTTTGCAATGTGGTCCTGGGTTGGGACTTGAACGATCAACTTTACGATAATGTGCAGTACACCGGCTGGCACACCGCCTATCCGGATGCTACGGTACGTATCGTCCCAGAGACATGTCGGGACTTGCCGCTGGAGATGGTCAACGGGCAGCCGATGTTGTTTTTTCTGGCCGAGTTTGCGGATGACAGCGCCAAACAGATCTGTCCTCGCAATGTGTTGAACCGGATGGTCAGAAAAGCGACGGACATGGGGTTTGATGCCTTTGCCGCGCTGGAATATGAATTCTTCCTGTTCAATGAAACCCCGGAATCGGCGCGTGCCAAGCATTATCAGAACCTGACACCCTGGACGCCCGGTTATTTCGGCTATTCCATCCTGCGCAGTACGGTGCATGCTGATTTCTACCATCAGTTGTTGAAGTTGTCGGAAGGCATGGACATGGTCATCGAGGGGCTGCACACCGAAACGGGCCCAGGTGTGATGGAAGCCGCCTTGGCAGTGGGTGAGGCCAGTCAGGCTGCCGATAAAGCATTCCTGTTCAAGACTTTCTGTAAGGTGCTCGCCCAAAAGAACAATCTGATGGCGACCTTCATGGCCAAATGGTCACATGACTACCCAGGCCAGAGCGGCCACATTCACCTGTCGCTCAAAGACCGCAAGACTGGCAAATCTGCCTTTTTCGACCCCACCCAGCGTCATATGATGAGTCGTACCCAGCGCCAATTCATGGCGGGCGTGCAGCGGCTGCTGCCAGAGCTGATGGCAATGTATGCGCAAACCATCAATAGCTATTCACGGCTGGTCCCGGGCTATTGGGCGCCATTGGATGCGACCTGGGGCCTGGAAAATCGTACCACCGCATTGCGGCTGATCCCGGGCTCCGAAAAATCGCAGCGCATGGAGGTCCGCATCGGATCGGCAGATGCCAACCCTTATCTGGCGCTGGCCGCAGCCTTGGGCGCGGGCCTGTATGGGATCGAGCACGAGTTGGAACCCGAGCCGATGGTGGAGGGGAATGCCTATACCCAGACCTTCCCGTCGCATCTCAAGTTACCCAATACCTTGTGGGATGCCGCACAGCGATTGAAGGCGTCGGAAGCGGCTCGCAACCTGTTCGGCGCCCCCTTCGTCGAGCACTTTGCCGCGACCCGTGAATGGGAAGAGCGCGAATTCCGCCGTCATGTCACGGATTGGGAATTGCAACGCTATTTCGAAATCATTTGA
- the eat gene encoding ethanolamine permease — protein MAEKVKRELKRSLKTIHLWGIAVGLVISGEYFGWSYGWDKAGTLGFMITSLVIAAMYTTFIFSYTELTTSIPHAGGPFAYARRAFGPTGGYIAGMATLIEFVFAPPAIALAIGAYLGVQFPGLNPKHAALGAYLIFMGLNLIGVTIAATFELLVTILAIFELLVFMGVVAPGFSVANFVAHGWAGSDTLGSAAYAGMFAAVPFAIWFFLAIEGAAMAAEEAEDPRRTIPRAYIMGILTLVFLAIGVMVFAGGSGDWRQLANINEPLPKAMQMVVGTNSGWVHMLVWIGLFGLVASFHGIIMGYSRQIYALGRAGYLPGFLASVNQRFQTPHWAILAGGVVGICAIYADEAVKLQGQTLTAAIITMAVFGAIVMYIMSMASLFKLRASEPRLQRPFRVPFYPLFPGVALGLALVALTAMIYFNLTIFWLFVGFMVAGYLYFLATKAARDSAPLDEMLQAGAVVGD, from the coding sequence ATGGCTGAAAAAGTAAAAAGAGAATTGAAACGCTCGCTGAAAACCATCCATCTTTGGGGGATTGCGGTCGGGCTGGTGATTTCCGGTGAATATTTCGGCTGGAGTTACGGCTGGGATAAGGCCGGTACCTTGGGCTTCATGATCACCTCGCTGGTGATCGCTGCCATGTATACCACCTTTATTTTCAGCTATACCGAGCTGACGACTTCCATTCCTCATGCCGGTGGCCCGTTTGCCTATGCACGACGTGCTTTTGGGCCGACTGGTGGTTATATCGCCGGTATGGCTACCTTGATTGAATTCGTGTTTGCCCCACCCGCTATTGCATTGGCAATCGGGGCTTATCTTGGCGTGCAGTTTCCCGGGCTCAATCCCAAGCATGCAGCCTTGGGCGCCTACCTGATCTTCATGGGCTTGAACTTGATCGGTGTCACGATTGCTGCGACCTTCGAACTATTGGTGACCATTCTGGCCATTTTTGAACTGCTGGTGTTCATGGGGGTGGTGGCGCCGGGCTTTTCGGTTGCAAACTTTGTAGCGCATGGTTGGGCCGGGTCAGATACCTTGGGCAGTGCAGCCTATGCGGGGATGTTCGCCGCGGTGCCATTTGCCATCTGGTTTTTTCTGGCCATTGAAGGGGCGGCGATGGCAGCCGAAGAGGCAGAAGACCCGCGCCGTACCATTCCGCGGGCCTACATCATGGGTATTCTGACGCTGGTGTTTCTTGCCATTGGCGTGATGGTGTTCGCGGGTGGCAGTGGTGACTGGCGGCAACTTGCCAATATCAATGAGCCCTTGCCCAAGGCCATGCAGATGGTGGTTGGTACCAATTCAGGCTGGGTGCACATGCTGGTGTGGATCGGGCTGTTCGGTTTGGTGGCTTCTTTTCACGGCATCATCATGGGCTACTCCCGCCAAATCTATGCCTTGGGCCGTGCGGGTTATCTGCCTGGGTTTCTGGCCAGTGTCAATCAACGCTTCCAAACTCCTCATTGGGCGATTCTGGCCGGCGGGGTAGTGGGTATCTGTGCCATCTATGCTGACGAAGCGGTGAAGTTGCAAGGTCAGACACTGACTGCAGCCATCATCACCATGGCGGTATTCGGTGCAATTGTTATGTACATCATGTCGATGGCGTCACTGTTCAAGTTGCGGGCCAGCGAGCCTAGGTTGCAACGACCGTTCCGTGTGCCTTTCTATCCTCTGTTTCCGGGGGTGGCATTGGGGTTGGCGCTGGTAGCACTGACGGCCATGATCTACTTCAATCTGACGATTTTCTGGCTGTTTGTTGGCTTCATGGTGGCGGGGTACCTCTACTTCCTGGCAACCAAGGCCGCCCGGGATAGCGCGCCGCTGGATGAAATGTTGCAGGCCGGTGCGGTGGTAGGGGATTGA